A region of Staphylococcus sp. IVB6181 DNA encodes the following proteins:
- a CDS encoding transposase, translating into MNKSYSLDFKLKILQEYKSGQIGYGSLAKKYNIHHSYIERWIYQYDTFGIQGLTFGMTKRKYSKEEKCEIIEYRLEHHLSYKETAKIFNIPNPSLIAQWQKKFNEYGILGLKPKPKGRVSKAMKNKKSESSNQPLNETEREELERLRYENKLLEIQIELEKKLQSLARKNQTKK; encoded by the coding sequence ATGAATAAAAGTTATAGTTTAGATTTCAAACTTAAAATATTACAAGAATACAAAAGCGGGCAAATTGGTTATGGTTCATTAGCTAAAAAGTACAATATTCATCATTCTTATATCGAAAGATGGATCTATCAGTACGATACCTTCGGTATTCAAGGTCTTACTTTTGGTATGACAAAAAGAAAATATTCAAAAGAAGAAAAATGTGAAATCATAGAATACCGATTGGAACATCATTTATCGTATAAAGAAACTGCGAAAATATTTAATATTCCTAACCCTTCCTTAATTGCTCAATGGCAGAAGAAATTTAATGAGTATGGTATTCTTGGCTTAAAACCAAAACCGAAAGGTCGTGTGTCCAAAGCCATGAAAAATAAGAAGAGTGAATCGTCTAACCAACCATTAAACGAAACTGAAAGAGAAGAACTTGAAAGACTACGTTATGAAAATAAATTGTTGGAAATCCAAATTGAACTCGAAAAAAAGTTACAATCCTTAGCTCGAAAAAATCAAACAAAGAAATAG
- the gltC gene encoding glutamate biosynthesis transcriptional regulator GltC: MELKQLKYFVEVAKREHLSEAALELNIAQSAISRQISQLEEELNTKLFRRDGRNIYLTDAGQRFMTQATKIIEQAEQTLEMFRHEQEAEAKRIKIGYVESYVAQLLTLLIQKFEKDHAATLLPMMQENETLLKSILNRDLDVAFTDLTSQLKKHNEIEIIPLFEDNYQLYVPKQDPLTATVNPPLNQLNAQPLFLMSDLPQHLIHQLEASARCTTYRISTERLAHYLLKHNRGYVISPQYMSLSEGEHWVRINLSHTELKRTLCAIVRKDNHKPELTDLMNEITTLLSHTSVYH; encoded by the coding sequence ATGGAATTAAAACAACTGAAATACTTCGTAGAAGTCGCCAAAAGAGAACATTTATCAGAAGCAGCTTTAGAATTGAACATCGCCCAATCCGCAATCAGCCGGCAAATCTCTCAACTAGAAGAAGAATTAAATACAAAACTTTTCAGAAGAGACGGACGCAACATTTACTTAACCGACGCAGGTCAGCGTTTTATGACACAAGCCACTAAAATAATAGAACAGGCAGAACAAACTTTAGAGATGTTTCGCCATGAACAAGAAGCAGAAGCCAAACGGATTAAAATCGGATATGTAGAAAGTTATGTGGCACAGCTTTTGACTTTGCTGATACAAAAGTTCGAAAAAGATCATGCCGCTACACTGCTTCCAATGATGCAAGAAAATGAGACATTGCTGAAATCTATTTTGAATCGTGATTTAGATGTTGCTTTTACAGATTTGACATCACAATTAAAAAAGCATAATGAAATTGAAATCATTCCATTATTTGAAGATAATTATCAACTTTATGTCCCTAAACAAGATCCATTGACCGCTACTGTCAATCCGCCATTAAATCAATTGAATGCTCAACCATTATTTTTAATGTCAGACTTGCCGCAGCACCTGATACATCAACTTGAAGCTTCCGCAAGATGCACCACTTACCGCATTTCGACAGAACGCTTAGCACATTACTTGCTTAAGCATAACCGCGGTTATGTCATTTCACCGCAATATATGAGTTTGTCAGAAGGCGAGCATTGGGTACGGATTAACTTATCGCATACAGAACTTAAACGCACACTATGTGCAATTGTAAGAAAAGATAACCACAAACCAGAACTTACCGATTTAATGAATGAAATTACCACTCTGCTTTCTCATACGTCTGTTTATCATTAA
- a CDS encoding IS3 family transposase yields MNHILKVANIAKSSYHYWKNNLGLKEYKDAPLLKLIKEIIEKNHERVGYRRITLELHAMGIIVNHKKVLRITRENKLLCTKFNHRSRNYKSYKGSTGKVAKNILNRRFVSDRPYQKLLTDITQFNIKNTNTKLYLSPVLDVFSKEIIAYSISRHPNLECALSSLNQAIKNIPELNYRTTVHSDQGWHYQHKAWVKALKDNHIFQSMSRKGNCYDNSPMENFFGLLKQEMFYGEEFNSYEELELEIHKYINYYNNVRRKVNLKGKTPVEYRNLALGK; encoded by the coding sequence CTGAATCATATTCTAAAAGTAGCCAATATAGCTAAAAGCAGCTATCATTATTGGAAAAACAATTTAGGTTTAAAAGAGTATAAGGATGCACCTCTGCTGAAGTTGATTAAAGAAATTATCGAAAAAAATCATGAACGTGTTGGTTATCGTAGAATTACTTTAGAGCTTCATGCAATGGGGATTATAGTTAATCATAAGAAAGTTTTAAGAATAACAAGAGAAAATAAACTTTTATGCACAAAGTTTAACCATAGAAGCAGAAACTATAAATCTTATAAAGGAAGCACTGGAAAAGTCGCTAAAAATATACTAAATCGAAGATTTGTATCAGATAGACCTTATCAAAAATTATTAACAGATATTACTCAATTCAATATTAAGAATACAAATACAAAGCTTTATTTGTCACCTGTTTTAGATGTATTTTCAAAAGAAATCATCGCTTATTCTATTAGTAGGCACCCAAATTTAGAATGTGCTTTGTCATCTTTAAATCAGGCTATTAAAAATATACCTGAATTAAATTATCGAACTACAGTACATTCTGATCAAGGTTGGCACTACCAGCATAAAGCTTGGGTAAAAGCGCTCAAAGACAATCATATATTTCAAAGTATGTCGCGTAAAGGGAACTGTTATGATAATTCTCCAATGGAGAATTTCTTTGGCCTATTAAAACAAGAGATGTTTTATGGAGAAGAATTTAATTCTTATGAAGAGTTGGAATTAGAAATACACAAATATATCAATTACTATAATAACGTAAGAAGAAAAGTAAATTTAAAAGGCAAGACTCCTGTTGAATACAGAAATCTTGCCTTAGGAAAATAG
- a CDS encoding YibE/F family protein has protein sequence MSFKDKLSQRFSWVLIGFLVIFIASVLFTLSNARFYRMPIGEITQITHQKAVPVTDEHHNEDTKHTEHLKFKILNGKFEGQTGTIAHKYYASQADSEKFHTHDKVLLHINQSPKDATIIEKKRDTLVVVITGLFVLVVLWVGRKVGIQSILSLVLNTAAVIGAIALHNAFQGLSLFWLMSLAVVISTIITLLLVTGWHWRTTITIFSTLLGTFICVGIAEIVIRSTAGAGIKYETMSFLTLPPKEVFMASVIVGTLGAVMDVAITIASGMYEIKQRTPDIDLKRWALAGRHIGQDIMGTMTNILLFSYLAGSLPMMLIYLRNANTITYTISMNWSLEIARALIGGIGIVLTIPATIVLMELWVKLRGDQA, from the coding sequence ATGTCATTCAAAGATAAACTGTCTCAGCGGTTTTCATGGGTACTGATTGGTTTCTTGGTCATATTCATAGCAAGTGTGCTGTTTACTCTTAGCAATGCACGCTTTTATCGTATGCCTATTGGTGAAATCACACAGATTACACACCAAAAGGCCGTACCCGTGACAGATGAACATCATAATGAAGATACAAAACATACTGAACATCTTAAGTTCAAAATATTAAACGGAAAGTTCGAAGGACAGACAGGTACAATTGCACATAAATATTACGCATCACAAGCGGACTCAGAAAAGTTTCATACACACGATAAAGTCCTATTACATATCAATCAATCCCCTAAAGATGCGACTATTATTGAAAAGAAACGCGATACATTAGTAGTCGTTATCACAGGATTATTTGTATTAGTTGTGCTCTGGGTTGGACGCAAAGTCGGTATTCAATCGATTCTTTCTCTTGTATTGAATACTGCGGCAGTCATCGGTGCCATCGCATTGCATAATGCTTTTCAAGGGCTTAGTCTCTTTTGGTTAATGAGTCTTGCGGTGGTAATCTCAACCATCATCACCCTATTACTCGTAACCGGATGGCATTGGCGTACTACTATTACGATTTTCAGCACACTGCTAGGTACTTTCATCTGTGTCGGCATTGCGGAAATTGTCATACGCTCAACTGCAGGTGCCGGTATTAAATATGAAACAATGAGTTTCCTCACCTTACCTCCTAAAGAAGTCTTCATGGCTTCTGTCATTGTCGGAACTTTAGGTGCAGTGATGGATGTCGCCATTACCATTGCGAGCGGTATGTATGAAATCAAACAACGTACCCCTGATATCGATTTGAAACGCTGGGCGCTGGCCGGACGCCATATCGGACAAGACATCATGGGAACTATGACGAACATCTTATTGTTCTCTTATTTAGCAGGCAGCTTGCCGATGATGCTGATATATCTAAGAAATGCGAATACCATTACCTATACAATTTCAATGAACTGGTCATTAGAAATTGCACGTGCTTTAATCGGAGGTATCGGCATTGTCTTAACTATCCCAGCGACTATTGTATTAATGGAATTATGGGTGAAATTGAGAGGTGATCAAGCATGA
- the treP gene encoding PTS system trehalose-specific EIIBC component: protein MAVKDKDVKAIVKAIGGAENVDTATHCVTRLRLVLKDDNKVNKDELDDNPLVKGQFKADHQYQIVIGPGTVDEVYKRFMDDIGKDEASKDDVKAAAAQKGNPIQRLVKLLGDIFIPILPAIVTAGLLMGIYNVLTMKDLFGSKPLVEQFPQMADFADIVNVIATTAFIFLPALIGWSSMRVFGGNPVLGLVLGLVLMHPQLISQYSLNEGSKIPVWHIFGLDIKQLNYQGQVLPVLLASYVLAQIEKTLNKVVHDSIKMLVVGPIALLVTGFLAFLVIGPIALWVGTGITNVVTFLFEHAGWLGGAIYGLFYAPLVITGLHHMFLAVDFQLMGSSLKGTYLWPILAISNICQGSAAFGAWYVYKRRKMAKEEGLAMTSGISGLLGVTEPAMFGVNIPLKYPFVAAILTSGVLGAFIGAGKVLGNVGVGGVPAIISIQKEYWIIYGICTVIAVIVPAILTVVFSKFAKNKAKEMVD from the coding sequence ATGGCTGTTAAAGATAAAGATGTAAAAGCGATAGTAAAAGCAATCGGCGGCGCAGAAAACGTAGATACTGCAACGCATTGTGTCACACGATTACGTTTAGTATTAAAGGACGACAATAAGGTTAATAAAGATGAATTAGATGACAATCCGCTGGTTAAAGGGCAATTCAAAGCGGATCATCAGTACCAAATTGTAATTGGACCAGGTACTGTAGATGAGGTATACAAACGTTTTATGGATGATATCGGAAAAGATGAAGCTTCTAAAGATGATGTAAAAGCTGCAGCGGCGCAAAAAGGAAATCCAATCCAGCGTCTTGTGAAATTATTAGGAGATATCTTTATTCCGATTTTACCTGCCATCGTGACAGCGGGTCTTTTAATGGGGATTTATAATGTCTTAACGATGAAAGATTTATTCGGTTCTAAACCATTAGTGGAACAATTCCCGCAAATGGCTGACTTCGCAGATATTGTCAATGTCATTGCGACAACGGCATTTATCTTCTTGCCGGCATTAATTGGTTGGAGCAGTATGCGTGTGTTCGGTGGAAATCCAGTACTCGGGTTAGTATTAGGACTTGTGTTAATGCATCCGCAGTTAATCTCTCAGTATTCATTGAATGAAGGATCAAAGATTCCGGTATGGCATATTTTCGGTTTAGATATTAAACAGTTGAACTATCAAGGACAAGTTTTACCGGTATTATTAGCGTCTTACGTTTTAGCACAAATTGAAAAAACTTTAAACAAAGTCGTACATGATTCGATTAAGATGCTAGTCGTAGGACCTATCGCATTGCTTGTGACAGGGTTCCTAGCATTCTTAGTGATTGGACCTATTGCATTGTGGGTCGGTACAGGTATTACTAACGTTGTAACATTCCTATTCGAACATGCAGGTTGGTTAGGAGGCGCAATTTACGGTTTATTCTATGCGCCGCTTGTTATTACAGGTCTGCATCATATGTTCTTAGCAGTAGACTTCCAATTAATGGGTTCAAGCTTAAAAGGTACTTACTTATGGCCGATTCTTGCAATTTCAAATATCTGCCAAGGTTCAGCAGCCTTCGGTGCTTGGTATGTCTATAAACGTCGTAAAATGGCAAAAGAAGAAGGACTTGCGATGACTTCTGGTATTTCCGGCTTATTAGGTGTCACTGAACCGGCAATGTTCGGTGTGAATATTCCGTTGAAATATCCATTCGTCGCAGCTATCCTTACTTCAGGTGTATTAGGGGCATTTATCGGTGCCGGCAAAGTCTTAGGTAACGTTGGTGTCGGCGGTGTGCCCGCAATCATTTCGATTCAAAAAGAATATTGGATTATCTACGGTATTTGTACAGTAATTGCAGTTATCGTGCCGGCAATTTTAACAGTAGTTTTCTCTAAGTTTGCGAAAAACAAAGCAAAAGAAATGGTAGACTAA
- a CDS encoding VOC family protein: MKIKVTSIFVDDQDHALKFYTEVLGFEKKSDEPAGEYRWLTVVSKEEPNGSELLLEPNEHEIAKNYQEGLKKEGIPCALLDVEDVQATYQNLKEQGVGFTMAPMEYGNVKFAIFDDTCGNLIQIVERHEQ; this comes from the coding sequence ATGAAAATAAAAGTGACAAGTATTTTTGTGGATGATCAAGATCATGCATTAAAGTTTTATACAGAAGTATTAGGATTTGAGAAGAAATCTGATGAACCTGCTGGTGAATATCGCTGGTTGACTGTTGTGTCTAAAGAAGAACCTAACGGCTCTGAACTATTGTTAGAGCCGAATGAACATGAAATTGCGAAAAATTATCAAGAAGGCTTGAAAAAAGAAGGTATTCCGTGTGCGTTATTAGACGTAGAAGATGTACAAGCTACATACCAAAACCTTAAAGAACAAGGAGTAGGTTTCACAATGGCACCGATGGAATATGGTAATGTGAAATTTGCGATATTTGATGATACTTGCGGTAATTTGATTCAAATTGTTGAACGTCATGAACAATAA
- a CDS encoding YibE/F family protein — protein MNAVLILALILFILMLIFGGKKGAVSYGMLFLNFVLVLLALVAVVLKLPIPIVAIVFCIIVASLNLFGLNGNNVKTQAAFYATCITTLVLLGAIYCAVALGHLQGFASEQQDETYVYSMNIGINMIQFMVFTTLLAVIAAVVDLAITISSPMYELNTTNPDLNRFELFQSGMRIGREILATSANTIYLAYFGGQLTLFFWFFKLDYSFGHIMNSKIFTQEFVSILFGGIAVAMSIPITAWITAWLIKRQHPKKTVSK, from the coding sequence ATGAACGCAGTCTTAATACTCGCACTGATTCTCTTCATCTTGATGCTGATATTCGGCGGTAAAAAAGGCGCTGTATCTTACGGCATGCTGTTTTTAAACTTCGTCCTTGTCTTGCTTGCCTTAGTTGCGGTTGTCTTGAAATTACCGATACCTATTGTAGCAATCGTCTTTTGTATCATCGTCGCAAGCTTGAATTTATTTGGACTCAACGGCAATAACGTTAAAACACAAGCTGCGTTTTATGCAACTTGTATCACTACGCTTGTATTATTAGGCGCTATATATTGTGCTGTTGCATTAGGACACTTACAGGGATTTGCGTCGGAACAACAAGATGAAACCTACGTTTATTCGATGAACATTGGGATTAATATGATTCAATTTATGGTCTTTACCACTTTGCTTGCAGTCATAGCAGCCGTAGTCGATCTGGCAATTACCATCAGTTCTCCGATGTATGAACTTAATACTACCAATCCTGATTTAAATCGATTCGAATTGTTCCAATCAGGCATGCGTATTGGACGAGAAATTTTAGCAACCTCTGCCAATACCATTTACCTTGCCTATTTCGGAGGACAGCTCACCCTGTTCTTTTGGTTCTTTAAATTAGATTATTCATTCGGACATATCATGAACTCTAAAATCTTCACTCAAGAGTTCGTCTCAATTTTATTCGGCGGCATTGCTGTTGCGATGAGTATTCCGATTACAGCTTGGATCACTGCTTGGCTGATTAAAAGACAACATCCGAAAAAGACGGTATCGAAATAA
- a CDS encoding DUF1433 domain-containing protein has protein sequence MFNEQEKRITLYLKYNTKVFKNVTFTKRDMTPMGSYVIDGYMNNDQKMSFTAFASAPDNFQFVGSMSYTDKFGDNLKKEEKSIDQIEQEIYDKEHPSTGLH, from the coding sequence ATTTTTAATGAACAAGAAAAAAGAATCACTTTGTATCTCAAATACAATACTAAAGTTTTTAAAAATGTCACTTTTACTAAACGCGATATGACCCCCATGGGCAGTTATGTCATTGATGGTTACATGAACAATGATCAAAAGATGAGTTTCACCGCTTTTGCCAGTGCCCCTGACAATTTTCAATTTGTAGGAAGTATGTCCTATACAGACAAATTCGGTGATAACTTAAAAAAAGAGGAAAAGTCTATTGATCAAATCGAACAAGAAATATACGACAAAGAACACCCAAGTACTGGTTTACACTAA
- the gltB gene encoding glutamate synthase large subunit translates to MAENEQKQGLYDARNEHDACGIGFYANMDNLRSHDIVIKSLEMLRRLDHRGGIGADGMTGDGAGIMTEIPFKFLKQQTDLDLPEEGSYAVGFFFTNEPIKGSRHETVFKAYFESEGLRVIGYRDVPVDVTAIAPHVAETMPVIQQVFIDLNHSADAAKRLYLARKQIEFYGEEQGLELYFTSLSPKTIVYKGWLRSDQIKGLYNDLNHPDYESKLGLVHSRFSTNTFPSWKRAHPNRLLMHNGEINTIRGNVNWMRARQKRLVETIFDENDRPKVHAVLDVDGSDSAIVDNALEFLSLAMEPEKAAMLLVPEPWQYSKANQSAVRAFYEYYSYMMEPWDGPTMIAFCNGDKIGALTDRNGLRPGRYTVTKDNYIIFSSEVGVIDVDEEDVAFKGRLNPGRLLLVDFDKHEVVHNHMLKAEIASELPYEKWLESHKVNLDLNVPFETKGWDVKTVERLQKQFGYTREEIYKYMAELVSGKKDPIGAMGYDAPLAVLNERPESLFNYFKQLFAQVTNPPIDAYREKIVTSELSYLGKEGNLLLPDTDALNRLQLKHPVLTEAQLKVAENGPFRAKHLSTVYSGSLEDALEVLREKAVEAVKQGYDILVLDDSSLKSEPGYAMPILLAVSYLHQALITEDLRQETSLVAKGGEIREVHHVACLLGYGANAVVPYLAQETIATLVEQGELPGPAEVQVKTYTDVLAEGVIKVMSKMGISTVQSYQGAQIFEAVGLSHDVIDKYFTGTQSKLSGLSIGMIDEENKKRQGRKEAHLESGSTFQWRQQGQYHAFNPTTIRLLQHACRENDYDMFKEYSKTVNDHRTDRIRHLMQFKKRTPISIDAVEPIEDIVHRFNTGAMSYGSISAEAHKTLAEAMNLIGGKSNSGEGGENPERYIRGSKGEDYTSMIKQVASGRFGVTSNYLQHATEIQIKVAQGAKPGEGGQLPGKKVYPWIAEVRGSTPGIGLISPPPHHDIYSIEDLAQLIHDLKNANPEANIAVKLVSKSGVGTIAAGVAKAFADKIVISGYDGGTGASPKTSIQHAGLPWEIGLAETHQTLMMNDLRSRIRLETDGKLLTGHDVAYACALGAEEFGFATAPLVVLGCVMMRVCHKDTCPVGVATQNEDLRKLFNGRAHHVVNFMHFIAQELREVLAELGLRSVEELIGRTDLLEANASIENDKARALDVAPLLHQEEGPKFKQIEQLHHLEKGFDQTELIPDAKAAIEAGTQFKGTYNLCNEQRDVGVTAGSLITRAHAAEGLPEDTIYVETTGHAGQSVGAFTPSGLTIHHTGDANDYVGKGLSGGKIIINAPNEEREENIIAGNVCFYGATAGKAFINGYAGERFCIRNSGVHAVVEGIGNHGLEYMTGGRVIVLGNVGDNFGQGMSGGVAYIFPEDVEHFKSYYALPTLDFDTISEPEEFEVIKDMLEEHVRYTDSKKAKAVLADFDNVAQKVVKVIPKDFKLMMHKIEAQERKTHNQSEAILNAFYDERKASEVEGPFSVVY, encoded by the coding sequence ATGGCTGAAAATGAGCAAAAGCAAGGTTTGTACGATGCAAGAAACGAACATGATGCTTGCGGCATAGGATTTTATGCAAACATGGACAATTTACGTTCTCACGATATTGTCATCAAGTCGCTGGAAATGCTGCGCCGTCTAGATCACCGCGGGGGAATCGGTGCAGATGGAATGACTGGTGACGGAGCAGGGATTATGACTGAAATTCCATTTAAGTTTTTAAAACAACAGACAGATTTAGACTTGCCTGAAGAGGGCAGCTATGCTGTCGGTTTCTTTTTCACTAATGAACCAATTAAAGGTTCAAGACATGAAACAGTATTTAAGGCATATTTCGAAAGCGAGGGGCTTCGTGTAATCGGGTACCGTGATGTACCTGTCGATGTCACAGCAATTGCACCGCATGTTGCAGAAACAATGCCGGTGATACAACAAGTATTTATTGATTTAAACCACAGTGCTGATGCAGCAAAACGTCTGTATCTTGCACGTAAGCAAATTGAGTTTTACGGAGAAGAACAAGGGTTGGAATTATACTTCACAAGTTTATCTCCTAAGACAATTGTTTATAAAGGTTGGTTGCGTTCTGACCAAATTAAAGGATTATACAATGATTTGAACCACCCTGATTATGAATCGAAATTAGGATTGGTCCACTCTCGATTCAGTACCAACACATTCCCAAGCTGGAAACGTGCGCATCCTAACCGTTTATTAATGCATAACGGAGAAATCAATACGATTCGAGGCAATGTCAACTGGATGCGTGCACGTCAGAAACGTTTGGTTGAAACGATTTTCGATGAAAATGATCGACCGAAAGTGCATGCAGTATTAGATGTAGACGGAAGCGACTCAGCAATTGTAGATAATGCACTTGAGTTCTTATCATTAGCAATGGAGCCTGAAAAAGCTGCAATGCTGCTCGTGCCGGAACCATGGCAATACAGTAAGGCTAACCAAAGTGCTGTACGTGCTTTTTATGAATACTACAGCTATATGATGGAACCTTGGGATGGTCCGACAATGATTGCCTTTTGCAACGGCGATAAAATCGGAGCATTAACAGACCGTAACGGATTGCGTCCAGGTCGTTATACTGTAACGAAAGATAACTACATTATCTTTTCTTCAGAAGTCGGTGTTATCGATGTAGACGAAGAAGATGTTGCTTTCAAAGGCAGATTGAATCCAGGACGTTTGCTGCTTGTAGATTTTGATAAGCATGAAGTGGTGCATAACCATATGCTCAAAGCTGAAATTGCAAGTGAATTACCGTATGAGAAATGGTTGGAATCGCATAAAGTCAATTTAGATCTAAATGTTCCATTTGAAACAAAGGGCTGGGATGTTAAAACAGTCGAACGTCTTCAAAAACAATTCGGTTACACACGCGAAGAAATTTATAAATACATGGCCGAGCTGGTTTCAGGTAAAAAAGATCCTATCGGTGCGATGGGTTATGATGCGCCGCTTGCAGTTTTAAATGAACGACCAGAATCATTATTCAATTACTTCAAGCAGCTCTTTGCACAAGTTACAAACCCGCCGATCGATGCTTATCGTGAAAAAATCGTTACCAGCGAATTATCTTATCTAGGTAAAGAAGGCAACTTGTTATTGCCGGATACAGATGCTTTGAACCGTCTGCAGCTTAAACATCCAGTATTGACTGAAGCGCAATTAAAAGTAGCAGAAAACGGACCATTCAGAGCCAAACATTTATCTACGGTATACAGCGGCAGTTTAGAAGATGCACTTGAAGTGTTAAGAGAAAAAGCGGTAGAAGCAGTTAAGCAAGGTTACGATATTTTAGTGTTGGATGACAGCAGTTTAAAATCAGAGCCGGGCTATGCAATGCCGATTTTATTAGCAGTCAGCTACTTGCACCAAGCATTAATCACAGAAGATTTAAGACAGGAAACAAGTTTGGTTGCTAAAGGCGGAGAAATTCGCGAAGTACATCATGTTGCATGTCTATTAGGTTACGGTGCTAACGCTGTGGTACCTTATTTAGCACAAGAAACGATTGCGACACTTGTGGAACAAGGCGAATTGCCGGGACCAGCAGAAGTACAAGTCAAAACTTATACAGATGTATTAGCTGAAGGTGTTATCAAAGTCATGTCTAAGATGGGTATCTCAACAGTTCAAAGTTATCAAGGGGCACAAATCTTTGAAGCGGTTGGTTTATCTCATGATGTCATCGATAAATACTTTACAGGTACACAATCTAAATTATCTGGTTTAAGTATTGGAATGATCGATGAAGAAAACAAGAAACGTCAAGGACGCAAAGAAGCACACTTGGAATCAGGCAGTACTTTCCAATGGCGTCAACAAGGTCAATACCATGCTTTCAACCCAACTACCATTAGGTTGTTGCAACATGCGTGTCGTGAAAACGACTATGACATGTTTAAAGAATATTCGAAAACAGTGAACGATCATCGTACAGATCGTATCCGTCATTTAATGCAATTCAAAAAACGCACACCAATCAGTATTGATGCTGTTGAACCTATCGAAGACATCGTACATCGCTTTAACACAGGTGCGATGAGTTATGGTTCTATTTCTGCCGAAGCGCATAAAACTTTAGCAGAAGCGATGAACTTGATCGGCGGTAAAAGCAACAGCGGTGAAGGCGGAGAAAACCCTGAACGTTATATCAGAGGTTCAAAAGGAGAAGACTACACAAGTATGATTAAACAAGTCGCATCTGGTCGCTTCGGAGTAACAAGCAATTACTTGCAACACGCTACTGAAATTCAAATTAAAGTAGCACAAGGCGCTAAACCGGGGGAAGGCGGACAGCTGCCAGGTAAAAAAGTCTATCCATGGATTGCTGAGGTGCGTGGTTCAACACCGGGTATCGGATTGATTTCGCCGCCGCCTCACCACGACATTTATTCAATTGAAGATTTAGCGCAATTGATACATGACTTGAAGAATGCTAATCCAGAAGCGAATATCGCAGTAAAATTAGTATCTAAAAGCGGTGTCGGAACAATCGCAGCAGGTGTTGCAAAAGCCTTTGCCGATAAAATCGTTATCAGCGGTTATGACGGCGGTACAGGTGCTTCACCTAAAACGAGTATCCAACATGCTGGACTGCCTTGGGAAATCGGTCTAGCAGAAACGCATCAAACATTAATGATGAATGATTTACGTTCACGTATTCGTTTAGAAACGGACGGTAAATTATTAACTGGACACGATGTTGCCTATGCATGTGCATTAGGTGCAGAAGAATTTGGTTTTGCGACTGCACCGCTTGTAGTTTTAGGCTGTGTCATGATGCGTGTGTGTCACAAAGATACATGTCCTGTCGGCGTGGCGACACAAAATGAAGATTTGCGTAAACTCTTTAACGGTCGTGCACATCACGTTGTGAACTTTATGCACTTTATCGCGCAAGAATTACGTGAAGTCTTAGCTGAACTTGGTTTGCGTTCAGTCGAAGAATTAATCGGCCGAACAGATTTATTAGAAGCAAATGCTTCTATTGAAAATGATAAAGCGCGTGCACTAGATGTTGCGCCGCTGCTTCATCAAGAAGAAGGACCTAAGTTTAAACAAATCGAACAATTGCATCACTTGGAAAAAGGTTTCGACCAGACAGAACTGATACCTGACGCTAAAGCAGCAATTGAAGCAGGCACTCAATTTAAAGGGACATACAATTTGTGCAACGAACAGCGTGATGTCGGCGTTACTGCGGGCAGTTTGATTACGCGTGCACATGCAGCGGAAGGTTTACCCGAAGATACAATCTATGTTGAAACTACAGGCCATGCAGGCCAAAGCGTTGGTGCATTTACACCTTCAGGATTAACTATTCACCATACAGGTGATGCAAACGACTATGTCGGTAAAGGTTTATCCGGCGGCAAGATCATCATCAACGCGCCAAACGAAGAACGAGAAGAAAATATTATTGCTGGTAACGTGTGCTTCTACGGTGCGACAGCTGGTAAAGCATTTATCAACGGTTATGCCGGTGAACGTTTCTGTATCAGAAACAGCGGTGTGCATGCAGTCGTTGAAGGTATCGGCAACCACGGATTAGAGTACATGACCGGCGGACGTGTCATTGTATTAGGCAATGTTGGAGACAACTTTGGTCAAGGTATGAGCGGCGGTGTTGCTTATATCTTCCCAGAGGATGTAGAACACTTTAAATCTTATTACGCACTTCCAACACTTGATTTTGACACGATTTCTGAACCAGAAGAATTCGAAGTAATCAAAGACATGTTAGAAGAACATGTAAGATACACAGACAGTAAAAAAGCAAAAGCAGTCTTAGCGGACTTTGATAATGTTGCTCAAAAAGTAGTCAAAGTTATTCCGAAAGACTTTAAGTTAATGATGCATAAAATCGAAGCGCAAGAACGCAAAACGCATAATCAATCCGAAGCAATTTTGAATGCATTTTATGATGAACGTAAAGCATCCGAAGTAGAAGGACCATTCTCAGTAGTATATTAA